GAAGTCACTACCTAATCTGAAGACTTTGACAGTCTATCAAAATCCCTTCtcttgctcaaaatgtgaaatgaaaagTTTTGTCCAGTGgcttaaaaatgacaaaactgtctTTTTGCCAAAAGCTCCTCAGTGTGCAACACCTGAGGAAATGGAAGGAGTTTCCCTATTTGCATTAGAATTTGGATTAGAATGTGACTTAGTAATAGTGATCTCTGTTCCAATCATATGTTTTGCAGTTGTTTTATCTCTGACAATAGTAGTCGCCATTCGATTTCGATGGCACATACGCTATTTAATATTCATGCTGAAACTACGACATGGTGGTTATCAGCTGCAAGTAAACAATGAAGAAGaaccaagaaataaaaaatatgatgcATTTGTGGTCTACAATGAGCATGATGGAGAGTGGGTTATGCAGCAATTGGTTCCTAACTTAGAAAATACGGATCAACAGAACTTCAAGTTGTGTATCCATGAACGGGATTTTATGCCAGGTgatgatatatttgaaaacattctgaACAGTATTGAGAACAGCAACAAAACACTGCTCATACTCTCTCCTCACTTTGCACAAAGTGAGTGGTGCTACTTTGAAATGAGGATGGCACAAACCCAGTTATTTGAAGAGAAGAAGGATGTCATATTGATGGTGATGCTGCAGGAAATCCCAGATGATATGATGCCACGGGTGCTGCGGAAAATACTCATGACAAAAAGTATCTTGAATGGCCTGAGAATGACTTGGGGAGGAGGATGTTTTGGCAGACAACTGAGAATGGCACTGAAGTCTGAGAGTAGAGTTAATAGAATTGCACAAGAGTGAATGCAAGTATTATAGCTGATACAGGTATATTCTAATATTCTTAATAAAATAATAGGTCGATGATAACAGTGGttcaaaattaaagtaaaatacCAGTAGCTCTTGTAGCATGTCAAGGCATAGAATAATCCTGTAAGATGGAAAATCTTTATCCATTGAGGGATCTTTGAATGAAAAGCCAGTCATTGCTGTTCATGACTCACTAATATCATTATCCAATGTCATTATCCAAGATTCATTTAACAGTACTCAAGGATTTGTCAAAATGTGTCGAAGGTCATCTTAAGTCCTCCTAAAGTTTTCATAAATATTACTGGTCAATATACAAAGAGACTAATGTCCAGCCCTGTAGTTGCTGATCTATGAGAAAGTAGGTTAAGCTTATTTTTAGGTCTACCCATTTTTTGCAGAGAAAATTTGGTGCCAAACATCAAACTTCCTGTGCTTGTAGTTGCTTATGTttgaaaatagtcaattttcataTGCAGCAATCCCAAGATATGGAAAAAATTGTTGCTGTTTTGCAATAATATAGGATGCATATTGGTCAATATGCAAAAAGAAACCAACCTCAAGCCATTTCTCTCCTGCAACCGCTGTCCGGCAGCTTTAATGGTATACGTTACTTTGATGTCTTTTATACTAAATGATTTATGCTATCGTTAAATCTACATTTTTGTTAATCATTAGGGGCCAAAGCTAACTGGGCATTGGCACATATTGCACGGTTTTCATCATTATATAAGTCCACTTCTTCAATTCTTCTTCCGTAAATTCTTTGTTGCCCCTATCTCAAAAACCACTGCTGCTATTAGTAGGAAACTTCACAGCTTGTTTTGTAGAAGGGAGAACTGATGCATGGTATAGTTGAACTTTAATTAGTCACATTACCATggtggccatcttgaattttgtaaaatCGAAAGATTGCTTATCCACAAAATTACATGTCTAATCCACTTCAAGTTTCTCATGTAGAATACTTCCACTTAGTCTACTAAATTTGTACCATGAACATTCGCGTGACCTTGGCTACTatattgatttcaaaatttaagaCTTAGTGTTTGAACTGAATTTTTTCTAATATCATCAACAGCAGGAGTACttgcaagtttgcaaaaggcattcaAATTGGCGTAATGCTTTGGCAGCCATACCATTGCTATTTAAAAGAAACTGCGATAACCATGCAATAACATCTAAAGATCTTCATCCGAATCAACAGACCAAATGGACAGGTGCAACACCTAAATATCTTGCCGATTTTTTGTATGACTTT
The DNA window shown above is from Ptychodera flava strain L36383 chromosome 5, AS_Pfla_20210202, whole genome shotgun sequence and carries:
- the LOC139133755 gene encoding toll-like receptor 6, with protein sequence MLKLRHGGYQLQVNNEEEPRNKKYDAFVVYNEHDGEWVMQQLVPNLENTDQQNFKLCIHERDFMPGDDIFENILNSIENSNKTLLILSPHFAQSEWCYFEMRMAQTQLFEEKKDVILMVMLQEIPDDMMPRVLRKILMTKSILNGLRMTWGGGCFGRQLRMALKSESRVNRIAQE